The window CGCGATGCCCGCGGGCTGGTCGCCCGCGGCCGCCATGATCACCATGCCCACGGCTACGGCCAGCCCGGCCCACCGCATACGGCGACCCGCTGTCACGTGGTCGGACACATTACGGCTGACCACCACCTGGAGGGTGATGACCATGACGGTGTTGAGCGCGAGCGCCACCGACACCATCCACCTCGGCGCGGCGGTGTGGTCGACGATCCACAGTGGCATCAGGAAGGTCGGCACGGCGAAGTGCAGCGACATCATGGAGTTCAGCACGGTCGCGGTGAGATACGGGCGGTCGCGCAGCGCCTCCCACCGGCCGACGACCACCGGCGCGGCGACCGGGGCGAGCCGGGGCAGGCGGGTGAGCATGATCGCGCCGCCGACGAAGGCCAGCACGCGGCCGCCGATCAGCGCCAGGTAGGCGCTTTCGGTGTCGAGCTGGATCGCGATGCCCGCGGCCAGCGACCCGAGAGCCAGCGCGAGGTTGACCACCGAGCGCAGATACGCCCGGAACTTCGCCGGATTGTCCCCGCCGAAGCCGCGGATGAGCGGGGCCTTGCTCGACTTGTCGGCGGCGAACACCAGTCCGACCAGGATCGAGACGAGGATGTAGGGCCCCAGGGTGGTGACGAACATGTAGCAGGTCATGGCGGCCGCGCCCGCGACCATGACCACGATCTGCGTCTCGCGGGCGCCGAAGCGGTCGGCGATCCGGCCCGCGAGCACGCCCGCGACCAAGCCGACCATGGCCCCGATGAACAGCCCCAGTGCGACCTGCGCCATCGGCAGCCCGACGATGCGGGTGAAGTAGAGGGCGCTGCCCGCCATGAACATGCCGCTGCCGAGCGCGTTGACGAACGACGCCACCGCGAGCGCCCGCTGCGGCGGGGTCTCCGGCAGGAGCCTGGCCACCGGTCCGGGCTTGGCCGGAGCCTCGGTCAGCGCCATAGCTGGTCCTTGTAGTCCTCGTCGGGCCAGATCTCGCGCTGCCAGGCGCGCAGCTCGCGCATCGGCCCGCCGGACGGCGCGATGAGCAGCCGCTCGTCGAACCACACGCGCAGTTCGTCGAACCGGCGCAGCATCGCCTCCTCCGACTCCGCGGAGACCAGGACCTGGGCGATGCGGGCGTTGGTGCTGCCGACCCCGGCGGCGATCTGGCCGCCGAAGGCGAACTCGACGCGCACGTACTCGACCCCGGGCAGTTCCCGCATCGCCGCGGGCGACGGACAGCTGAACAGAGTGCCCGGCCTGCCCATCAGGTAGGTGCCGCCGATGGTCCCCGATCGGATCTGGATGTCGAGGTCGGGCTTGCGGCCCAGCGCGCCCAGCAACGCGGCCTCGCCGAGGTGGACGTTGAACTTGGCCTGGACTTCCTCGTGCACCAGGGCGCCGCCACGGCGGGCGGCGCACTCGCCGAAGGTCAGCGTGCCCAACTCGGCGTCGTAGAAGAACTCCATGTGGAACACGCCGTCGCGCAGCCCCAGCGCCTTCAGGGCGCGCCGGACGACGGGTTCGCCGAGTTCGTAGGCCCAGGATTCGGTGTCCGGGTCGAACCGGCGCAGCCAGAGCGGCAGCGCCTGGTCGACTGTGGACAGACAGGGCAGGCCGTAGCGCCCCAGCGCGCAGAACATGACCTCGCCGTCGTAGACGATGCCGTCGGCGACCCATTCCTCGCCGCCGTCGACGAACTCCTCCAAGGCGAACGTGCGCTGCGCGGTGCGCTCCGCGCGGTACTTGTCGCTGAGGTCGCGCAGCTGCTGAAGCGAGGTGACCACCGTGGTCATGGCCGTGGCCGCGCCCGCGATGGGTTTGAGGACCGCGCGCTCATAGGGCAGCGCATCGATCCCACTCACGTCATGGATGTCGTCGATGACGGTGGTTCGCGCAGCGGGGATGCCGACCTCGCGCACCCGCTGCTTCTGCAGGGTCTTGTCGCGGAAACGCACCGCGGTGACCGGGTCGATCGCCCGCGCCCCAAGGTGTTCGGCGAGCACCCCGGCGGTCACCATCGCCCACTCGTCGCTGGTCTGCACGGCGTCGAACCGGCGGTCGCCGAGTCCGGCGCGGTGCAGCGCGCTCAGCACGGACTCCGGGCTCGACACCTGGTCGACGCGCAGCACGGTCATCCCGTCGGGGACCAACTGCAGCCCGTAGTCGTGCGCGCCCGCGCCCCACGCCACCACGGCTTCGACGTCATGGCGTTCGCATGCCTCCAAGACGTACTTGTCCACGCCGAGTATCAACACCAGCGGTCTGGGTTCAGAGGTCATCTGGTCCATCGCATTCGGGTATGACCGGGCCGAGGCCCGAACAGCGGACAAGTGGTGGAACATCGAAACGAAGAGTGACAGTCACGCGACAAGGGTGTCTTCCTCAATGCTGCCTATAGGTTCAGCTACCCCCCGCACCCATGATTTCGTCACGAGCGCTGATTGAAGCCACCGCATGAACCGCATTGGCGGATAAGCTCGCGACTCGCGGAGCCGCTGTTTCCCGCGTCGAGGAATGTCACCGAAAGGCGATGACGAGATGACCGGTGTTTCCCACCAGCCCACAGCCGTGATCGTCGACGGTTACTCGACGGGTAACTTCCTGCCTGCCGCGTTCGCCAGGATCGGCGTGCGCGTGGTGCACGTGCGCAGCTCGGCGGAGCTCATGGCGTCCATGGTCGCGCCGGAGATGGCCGACTACGACGCCGAGTTCGTCTGCCCCGACGCCGAGGCGTTCGACCGCACCTGCGCCCAGTTGGCCGAGCTGAACCCGGTCGCGGTCCTCACCGGCCAGGAGCCGGGGGTCCCGCTCGCCGACGCGCTGAGCGAGCGGCTGGGGTTGGCCACCAACGGGTCGGCGCTGTCGCGGGCACGGCGCGACAAGTACACGATGATCGAGACGCTGCGCACGGCCGGCATCCACTGCGCCGACCAGATTCTCGCCAGGAGCGCCGCGGAGGCCGTCGCGTGGGCCGAGGAGCGCGGCGAGTACCCGGTCGTGGTCAAGCCGCTGAGCTCGGCGTCGTCGGACTGTGTCAGCGTGTGCCGCGACGCGGGCGAGGTGGCCGCGGGCGCGGCGGCGGTGCTCGCCGCGGTCGACATCTTCGACCGGCCCAACACCGAGGTCCTGGTGCAGTCGTTCCTCTCGGGCACCGAGTACATCGTGGACACCGTCGCGGTGGCGGGCAGGCGCTACGTGTGCGGCGTCTGGGCGTACGACAAGACCACCACGGCGGCGGGCAAGCGGACCTACGACCGCGACATCCTGCTCGACTCGGCCGAGTCGCCGGTGCCCGAGCTGGTCGCCTACCTCGACACGGTCCTCGCCGCGCTGGGCATCGTCCACGGGCCCGCGCACGCCGAGGTGATCATCACCCCCGACGGCCCGGCGCTGGTGGAGATCGGCGCCCGGCTCAACGGCAACATGAACCCGGGTTTCCACGACGCGTGCCTCGGCGCGAACCAGGCCGACCTGATCGCCTTGGCGTACGCGCGTCCCGACGAGTTCCTCGAGCGCTACGCCGACCGCGTCTACACCCGGCGTCAGCCCGCGATCGTGCACAGCACCACCACCGACCTCGACGGCATCGTCAGCGAGGTCGACCAGGCCGCCGTCGCCGCGATCAGTGAGCTGCCGAGCGTGCACCTGGTCGGGGTGAAGCTGGCCCCGGGCAACCGGATCCGGCCGACCGAGGACCTGCTCACCAGCCCGCTGCGGATCTTCATGACCGCACCGGACCCCGTCGAGCTCGACCTGGACTACAAGACGATCCAGACGCTCAAGGACCAGGTGTACCGAATCGGATAGCTCGAATTTGTCATCTGTCCGCAATTCACATGATCGTGACGCGCTGTCCTGTCCGGTTTTTGTGAAGATGCTTGACCTGGTCATTCGAACACAGAACACTCCGCGCCACCCCAAGCCGACCTTGTGCGCACAACGGAGTGATGGATGACTGAGGCGGAATCGAATCGCCGGACGTTTCTCAATCGGATGGGACTGTTCGGTGTGTTGGCGGGCGCCGCGGTCGCGTTGCCGGTCTCCGCGTACGCGGGTCCGTCCGGCACCACGACCCTGCCGAGCCTGGTTCTCGACCTCCTTCGCCCGGCGCTGAACACCGTGTCCCGGCAGACCTACAACGCGCTGACCGTGTTCGCCGTGCCCGGGCCGGACGAGTACTCGAAGCGGCAGGGCACACCACGCTCCGAGCCGGGTGCCATCGAGGCCCGCGCGACCGACTTCATGCTCCACGCGCTCGACAATTTCGTGCCGTTCCCCGACGAGTTGGCCCGGCCGATCGCGGGCACGCTGGCGGCGGGCCTCGGCGGGGTGCCGATCACTTTGTCCGGCGGGCTGCTCGGCCTCGATCTGTCCGCTGTGGACTCACTCGGCGGCGCGGTGGACGCGCTGCTGGACAACGACGAGGTGCTGCCGCTGTCGATGGTGATCGCCTTGTTGTTGAACTCCCTTGCCCTGCGGGTGAATCCGCTGTCGGCGACCGGCGTGCTGCAGTCGCCTTTCGCGAGGTTGAGCTATGCCGAGAAGGCCAAGGCGTTCAGCCTGCTCGAGGGTGGCGACTCCGGGCTGGTCGGCGCGGCCGACGGCGACGTGCCGGAGCCCCTGCGGGACTCGGTGTCCGGGCTCGGCAGGTTCCTCGGCGGCTCGCTGATCACCTTCAGCACCTTCAGCACCTACTCGGAGTGGGCGGTGTTCTCGCCGAGCACCCGCTCGCTCACCGGCGTCCCGGTCGGCTGGAAGATCAGTGATTACGACGCTGGCGTGCTCGACGGCTGGGACGACCTGCGCGGCTACTACCAGAACCGCAAGGCGGTGTCGGCCTGATGCGCGACGTCATCGTCATCGGCGCGGGCGGCTGCGGGCCGGTCGTCGCGAAAGAACTGGCCGCGCACGGGCTCGACGTGCTGCTGATCGAAGGCGGTCCGCGACACGCGAACCCGCGCAAGGAATGGAGCCTGCTGGAGAACGACGCGGCGCACATCCTCAACGGGTATCTCCGCGTCGGGCCGGAGGACCGGTCGAAGCCCGCCTGGTATCGCGAACTGCCGCAGAATTCCTTCCTCTGGCAGGTCTCCGGGGTCGGCGGCACGACCCAGCACTATTTCGGGAACTGTCCGCGGGCGTATCCCGGTGTGTTCCGCGGATACACCGGCGCCGACAAGGCGAATTACGACGTCGATTATCTGTTCCCCTTCGGTTACAGCGACTTGGTGCCGTACTACGAGTGGGTCGAAGCGACCCTGCCCGTGTCCACCGCGCCGATGGGAACCAAGGAGACCGTGTACTTCCGGGGCTGCGAGACCCTGGGTATCCCGGTGCAGACGACCAAGACCACGAAGGGCGCCTCCTACCGGCCGCAGGAGAACGCGATCCTGCCGCCGGGTGGCCACGCGGGTCTGACCACCGACCGGTCGAAGCTGGTCTTCCCGCTGTCGACCGGGTGCACGTTCTGCGGTCACTGCATCCAGGGCTGCATGCAGCCGATCAGTGTGCCGCGCAACCTGACCGCTCGACGGTCCACCGACAACAGCTACGTGCCGATGGCGCTCACCGCGAACGCGTGGTCGGCCCCCGGCAAGGCGGTCACGCTGGTCACCGACGCGATGGTCACGAAGATCCACACCGGTCAGGTGGACGGACGCCTGTCGGCCACCGGCGTCACCTGGCGAGACAACGAGACCGGGGAACAGCACCGTGAGGACGCCCGCGTGGTGGTCCTGTCCGGGGGCGCCGTGGAAAGCCCGCGGTTGTGGCTCAACAGCGGGCTGCCCAACCCCAACGACTGGGTCGGGCGCGGATTCACCGACCACTACCTCGACCTCGTGTGCGGTGTGTTCGACGACGAGGTCGGCAACTCCAAAGGCCCGCACTCCTCGGCGCGCTGCGACTTCCCGGGGTACGGCGCACTGCAGAACGTCGGCATCGGCCCGGCCATCCAGGCACTCGCCATGACGTTCAGCGACAGCGGTATCCGCGGTCAGTACACCAACGGGCGCGGGTCGACGGGCAGCTGGGACGGCCCCACCGGCAGGCTGGCCGCGAACGAACTCAAGGACACGCTGCTGCACGGCGTGGACCGGATCCTCAACGTCGTGACCCTCACCGACGACGATGTGATGCCCGACAACCGGATCACCCTGTCGGCGATGCCCGCCGATGAGAACGGTCCGGCGCCGAAGGTGCGGATGGACCAACGCGGCCGGTCGGCGCGCAGTGTGCGCAACCGGGAGTTCCTGGCCCGCAAGGCGGTGGACCTGCTGCGCGGGGCGGGGGCGAAGAAGGTGTACCGGATGGATCTGGCGCCGCTGATGATGCATGTCCACTCGACGATGCGCATGGGCGTCTCCGAGACTGACTCGGTGTTGGACGCGAACGCGGAGTCTCGGGCGGTGAAGCGGTTGTTTGTCGCGGACAACTCGGCGCTGCCGAACAGCATTGGGGGGCCGAATCCGACGCTGACCAGTCAGGCGTTGGCTACTCGGACGGCGGAGAAGATCTTCCAGGGTTACTTCGGTGGGGATCCTTGGGTGGCTTCTGGGGCGCCGGTGGTTTCGACGGATCAGCGGATTACTCGGCGGATGGGCGAGTTGGGGCTCTGACGCCGGCGGGTTTGGGTGCTGGGTGCCTGTTTGGGTGGTTCGCCTTGATTCGGGGACCCCGGAGAAGGACCTGCGCGGGTAAAGCGGGCAGGATAGGGAAACTGCCCCGCGCCGCGAAAGTTTAGGTCCTTCTCCCCCCGAATCAAGGCGAACCACCCAAACAGGCCGTTGTGTTGGGCCCGTTGCGTTTCGGGGTGGTTGGTGGCATGCAGGTCGCTTAGGCAGCCCGTTCTGTTTTGCCCCTTGCGATACCGCTGATCGGAGCGGCCTGTGCTCCTATTGAGGCTAAGCGACCTCGATGGTGACTCTGGGCGGTGCGGGGCGTCCCACCGGGCACGGGTCGGACTTGCAGGGGGCCGCGGGGCGGGGATCTTCGGTGTAGAGGCTGGTTTTGCCGGTTCCGGTGGCTTGGAAGACCAGTTTCCCGTCCTCGCGGGACTCGGCCAGTGTCAGCACAGCCGTGTCGGGGTGCTGGCCTACCTCGCGGGTGCGTTGCACGACCACAGTGTCGCCGACCTTCATTTTCACGGTGCCGGTCTTCCCGAGGTGCAGCACGATCTGTTCGCCTTGGGGCAGCTGGTATCCGTGAGTCTGCGGCTCAGCCGACGTCGTCGTGGGTTGGGTCGTGGTCCGGGCCGGGGTGGGCTCGCCGGGCTGGGTGGTGGCGCACGCGGTGAGCGTGAGCAGGCACAGCAGGGCGCCGGTCAGGCGGGTCCGAGGACGACCCATGGCCGCTTCCCCTCCTCCGTCAGCACCGCGGAGATCAGCACATCCCGCTCCCCCACCCGGAAAGGCACACCCTTGACCGCGTGGACGACCGTGGCGGGCTCTTCCCCATGCCAGCAGCGGAGTTCGACCTGATCGCCGTCGATGGCAGCGACGGCGTAGTTGACGCCGTCGGGGTCGGTGGCGACACCGCCCTGGGGGATCAGCAGGCCCTGGGGTGCGCCCACGTGCTTGGTGTAGTCGTCCATCACTTCCCCACCGTCATGTACGTCGTGTGCTCGCGCAGGTCGTTGAGCGGCATCGCGATGTGCTCACTGCCCCACGGGTTGCGCAGGTGCGCGGTCGGCGGGTTGGTGCTCCAGTCGACGCGGTCGAGGGAGTACACGTGGTTGTTGACCAGGTTGGTGCCGTTGGGGTCCTTGTAGGGCTGTTCCCCGAGGATGGTGACGGTGACCGGTTTGCCGTCGCGTTCCAGCTGGCGCAGTTGGTCGTCGGTGACGTTGGGGCTGTCGACCTTCTCGGGGCGCTCGCCGGTGAGCCGGGCCATGTCCTCCTCGGGGAACCCGCCGTTGAGGCCGGGGTAGCCGCGGTTCTCGTTCTGCCCGTGGCCGCTCTCGATGGACGGCTGCTGCGACAGTTCGGCGTTGGTCTGCGCGAGGGCCTTCTCGTAGAGCTGCACCCAGTTGGCCTGGTTGCCGTCATACGTCGACTGCCAGCCGGAGCCGTTGCGCTGCACCGGGGTGTCGGGGGTGACGACGACGGGCACCGGTGTGCCGTCGTTGCGGTACAGGGTCACCGTGTAGGTGCCGTTGGGGTTGAGCTGGATGTTGTCGGCGAGCTGCTGCCTGCCCTCCGGCGTGCTGGCCAGGGAGTACAGGGTGGCCTGCAGGTGGCAGTCGCCGAGGCCGCGCTGCTGCACGTCGTTGGGGTCGATGGTGTCGGCGGTGACCGGTTTGCCCGCGTCGGGCAGCGGCTGCCAGCTCAGGTTGGTGCCGTCGGGGCGCAGGTCGTCGCCGAGTTGCGGGATGTCGCCGTAGGGGTCCGGGTGCCAGTAGTCCTCGGGGAGCTGGTCGGCGAGCCCGTTGAGGGTGTCGAGGTCGACCTTGCCCGCGAGCTTGTTGTAGAACTCGCGCTGCGCGGCGGTGTCCTCGGGGCCGCCGCCGAAGGGCATCCAGTCGACGGCCATCGCGTTGTGCAGGTCGTCGGTGTCGAGGTGGTCGAGCAGGTAGTCGAGTTCGGCGGCGGTGAGGTCGTCGGCGGCCTGCAGCAGCAGCAACCGGCGGGCGAGGTCGCTGTCGGCGTTGTTGAACTTGTCGGCGAACTCGCGGGCGCGTTCGCTGTCGCCGGTCTTGTTCAGCGTCTCGTTCACTTCGCCGGAGAGGGCCTCGACGGCGGCGCGCTGGGTGGGGTCGGCGATCTTGGAGGCGTCCGGGCCGCGCGGCGGGCGAACGCCGAGAAGGGTTTCCTCCTGGGCTTTGAGGAGGTCGGTGAGCAGCTTCAACGCCTCTTCGCGCTGTCCGCGCACCCGGCCGAGCGCGCCCATGGCCTGCCCGCGCATCATGGCGACCTGGGTGACCTCGAAGAAGTCGAGGTCGTCGTTGTTGGGCCCGTTCATCTTGTCGACGGCGGCTTGGAACCGGTTGAGCTCGTCGGCGGTCTCGGTGGCCGGGTTCCGCAGTGCCTCAAGGGTTCCCGCCGCGCCCGTGGTGGCGTGGTGGCTGTCCTCGGCGATGGCCATGGTCTTGAGGACGGTGCCGCGCAGTTCGCTCAGGTAGGCGCGATACGCCTCGGCGGCGGGGCCTTCCCAGGGGACGCGTTCGAGTTGCTCGATGACGTTGGTGATGCCGTCGGCGCTGGCGGCGATCGCGCCGAACCCGTTCGCGGCCTGTTCGCCGCCCGCGGGGTCGGAGATCAGGACGAGGTCCCACGTCCAGGGGCCGGGGGTGGTCATGATCCGGTCCTCGCGGTGAGGCTGTGGGTGTTGGACTGCTCGGTCTTCTCCAGCAGGTCCGCGGACCGGCCGAGCGCGTCGATCACGTCGTTGGTGAGCGCGGACAGCTCGGCTATGGCTTCCTGCAGCCGCTCGGCCATCGTGTTCATCGTCGGCGTGGCGCCTTCGTGGCGGATCAGCGCGGACCCAGCTTTCACCTCGGCCTCGCCGGTCGTGGCGGGCGGCACGGCGGCCAACGCCTTGCGGGCATGGCCGGCGATCCGGCGCACCCCGTCGATGTCCATCTGGGCGACCACGCGCTACCCCCGGGTTGAAGACCTGTTTCGCTTTCCGACGCACGTCCGGGCCGTTTCGTTCCGGCCGCGCGCGGGCTGATCATAGGCAGCCGCGGCTACCCCAGCGCGGCGGACAGCTCCGCGGCGATTCCCTGCAGCGCGGGGACCACTTCGCCGTAGCGGGCCTCGCTGACCCGGGCGGCCGGGCCGGAGATGGAGATCGCGGTCATCGTCGGCGCGTTGGGAACGGCGACGGCGATGCAGCGCACCCCGAGTTCCTGTTCGCCGTCGTCGACGGCGTAGCCCTGCTCGCGCACCGCGGCGAGTTGTTCGATGAACGCGGCGGGCGTGGTGATCGTGTGCTCGGTGTGTGCGGGCATCCCCGTGCGGCGCAGCAGGTCGGTGACCTGACGCTCGGGCAGCTGGGCGAGCAGGACTTTGCCCACGGCGGTGGAGTGCGGCAGCACGCGCCTGCCGACCTCGGTGAACATCCGCATCGAGTGCTTCGACGGGATCTGCGCGACGTAGACGATCTCGTCGCCGTCGAGCATGGCCATGTTCGCGGTCTCGCCGATCTCGTCGACCAGCCGGGACAGGTGGGGCCGGGCCCAGACGCCGACCAGCTTGCCCGCGGTCTCGCCGAGCCGGATCAGCCGGGGCCCGAGCGCGTACTGCCGGGACTGCTCCTGGCGCACGTATCCGCGGTTGACCATGGTCCGCACCAGCCGGTAGATCGTCGGCATCGGCAGGCCCGAGAGCTTGGCCAGCTCGCTGAGCGGCACTTCGCGGCCCGCGTCCGCCATGTGTTCGAGCAGGTCAAAGGCACGTTCGAGCGACTGCACGCCGCCCGACGGCTTATCGGTGTCTGAGGATGCCACGGAAGCATCATTCCATGATGCGAAACTTCTGGCGATTTCGTATGGCGAAAGTTATTGTTCGAGATACGAAACGCCGACCCCGAAGGACTGACGTGACTGACATCCGGATCAACGGCGCCCCCGTGGAACGCGGCGACGAAATCCTGACCCCGGCGGCGCTTGAGTTCGTCGCCGAGCTGCAGCGGCGCTTCGGCGGCACCCGGGACGCGCTGGTGGCCGCGCGCGCCGCGCGCCGGTCCGAGGTCGCCCGCACCGGCAGGCTCGACTTCCTCGACACCACAAGGGACATCCGTGAGAGCGACTGGACCGTCGCGACGGCCCCCGCGGACCTGACCGACCGGCGGGTGGAGATCACCGGCCCGGCCGAGGCGAAGATGGCGATCAACGCGCTGAACTCCGGCGCCCGGGTCTGGCTCGCCGACCTGGAGGACGCGAGCACCCCGCACTGGGCCAATGTGGTCTCCGCCCAGGTCACCCTGGCCGACGCGGTGCGCGAGCAGCTGACGTACACCGCGCCGGACGGCACCGAGTACCGGCTGCGGGAGGACACCCGGCTCGCGACGATCGTGATGCGCCCGCGCGGCTGGCACCTGCCCGAGCGACACGTCGTGGTCGACGGGCGGCCGGCGGTGGCGGCGCTGGTCGACTTCGGTCTGTACTTCTTCCACAACGCGCGCGAGCTGATCGAGCGCGGCGGCGGCCCGTACTTCTACCTGCCGAAAATGGAGAGCCACCTCGAGGCCCGGCTGTGGAACGACGTCTTCAACCACGCCCAGGACGCGCTCGGCATCCCGCGCGGCAGCGTCCGCGCGACGGTGTTGATCGAGACGATCCCGGCGGCGTTCGAGATGGACGAGATCCTCTACGAGCTGCGCGAGCACGCCTCGGGCCTTAACGCGGGCCGTTGGGACTACCTGTTCAGCGTGATCAAGTACTTCCGGGACGTCGGCCCCGACTTCGTGCTGCCCGACCGCAACGGTGTCGGGATGGCGTCGCCGTTCATGCGCGCCTACACCGACCTGCTGGTCCGCACATGTCACCGGCGCGGCGCGTTCGCGATGGGCGGGATGTCGGCGTTCATCCCGTCGCGCCGCGACCCGGAGCTGACCCAGGTGGCGCTGGCCAAGGTCCGCGCGGACAAGGAACGTGAGGCCCACGGCGGGTTCGACGGGTCCTGGGTGGCCCACCCTGATCTGGTTCCGGTGTGCCGCGAGGTGTTCGACGGCGTCCTCGGCGAGCGGCCCAACCAGCTCGACCGCACCCGTGACGACGTGTCGGTGACCGCCGAACAGCTCCTGGACGTGGCGAGCACACCGGGCGAGCCCACGGCGGAAGGGTTGCGCGGCAACGTGGCCGTGGCGCTGCGCTACCTGGAGGCATGGTTGCGCGGCAGTGGCGCGGTGGCGATCTTCAACCTGATGGAGGACGCGGCGACCGCGGAGATCGCGCGTTCGCAGATCTGGCAGTGGTTGCGCAACGACGTCAAACTCGCCGACTCCGGCGAACTGGTGACCGCGGAGCTGGTGCGGCGGATCGAGGACGAGGAACTGGAGACTCTGCGCGAAGCCCTTGGGGCGGAACAGTTCGAGGCGGGTCGGTTCGGCGACGCGCGGGCCCTGTTCGAGCGGGTCGCGCTGTCCGACGACTTCGTCGACTTCCTGACCCTGCCCGCCTACGACCTGATCGACTGACCATGGACGAGCTGCTGAGCGAACTGGACACCCTGCTTGCCCCGGTCGACGCGGACCTGCTCCGGCGGTATCCCGGCGACAGCCACACCCGACAGCCGGTGCACACCGTGTACGTGCCCGCCGACCGGTTCCACGCCGACCTGTGCCCCGAGTGGGGCGCGGAGGCGACGCGGGCGCTGGCCGAGCACCCCCTCGATCTCGACGACGAGGTGCGCGCCCGCGTTGTCGACAAGCTGGATCGCGAGCCGATCGAGGACCTGCGCGTCGACTTCGAGGACGGCTACGGCAACCGCCCCGACTCCGAGGAGGACGCCGCGACCCGCGCGGCCGCGGAGGTGATGGCGCGGGGTCACCTGCCGCCGTTCGTCGGGATCCGGTTCAAGAGCCTGGAGGCCGCGACCCGGCGGCGCGGTGTGCGCACCCTCGACCTGTTCCTGGGCACCATGCTGGACGCCGGTCCCCTGCCCGAGGGCTTTGTGGTGACCCTGCCGAAGGTCACCGCGGTCGAGCAGGTCGCGGCCATGACCGTCGTGTGCGAACGGCTCGAAGTGGCCCATGGGCTGCCACCAGGGCGGTTGCGCTTCGAGATCCAGGTGGAGACACCGCAGGCGATCCTCGGGCCGGACGGCACGGCGGCGGTCGCCCGGATGATCGACGCGGCAGGCGGGCGCTGCACGGGCTTGCACTACGGCACCTACGACTACAGCGCGGCCCTG is drawn from Actinokineospora alba and contains these coding sequences:
- a CDS encoding MFS transporter; the protein is MALTEAPAKPGPVARLLPETPPQRALAVASFVNALGSGMFMAGSALYFTRIVGLPMAQVALGLFIGAMVGLVAGVLAGRIADRFGARETQIVVMVAGAAAMTCYMFVTTLGPYILVSILVGLVFAADKSSKAPLIRGFGGDNPAKFRAYLRSVVNLALALGSLAAGIAIQLDTESAYLALIGGRVLAFVGGAIMLTRLPRLAPVAAPVVVGRWEALRDRPYLTATVLNSMMSLHFAVPTFLMPLWIVDHTAAPRWMVSVALALNTVMVITLQVVVSRNVSDHVTAGRRMRWAGLAVAVGMVIMAAAGDQPAGIAIALLLASMAVYTIGELWHSAASMEYSFGLAAPHAQGQYSGVFGLGGGVAEALAPAVLGLALTYGTPAWLAIAAGFLLVGAACKPLVDWSLHRWRPAHL
- a CDS encoding IclR family transcriptional regulator; this translates as MASSDTDKPSGGVQSLERAFDLLEHMADAGREVPLSELAKLSGLPMPTIYRLVRTMVNRGYVRQEQSRQYALGPRLIRLGETAGKLVGVWARPHLSRLVDEIGETANMAMLDGDEIVYVAQIPSKHSMRMFTEVGRRVLPHSTAVGKVLLAQLPERQVTDLLRRTGMPAHTEHTITTPAAFIEQLAAVREQGYAVDDGEQELGVRCIAVAVPNAPTMTAISISGPAARVSEARYGEVVPALQGIAAELSAALG
- a CDS encoding GMC family oxidoreductase N-terminal domain-containing protein: MRDVIVIGAGGCGPVVAKELAAHGLDVLLIEGGPRHANPRKEWSLLENDAAHILNGYLRVGPEDRSKPAWYRELPQNSFLWQVSGVGGTTQHYFGNCPRAYPGVFRGYTGADKANYDVDYLFPFGYSDLVPYYEWVEATLPVSTAPMGTKETVYFRGCETLGIPVQTTKTTKGASYRPQENAILPPGGHAGLTTDRSKLVFPLSTGCTFCGHCIQGCMQPISVPRNLTARRSTDNSYVPMALTANAWSAPGKAVTLVTDAMVTKIHTGQVDGRLSATGVTWRDNETGEQHREDARVVVLSGGAVESPRLWLNSGLPNPNDWVGRGFTDHYLDLVCGVFDDEVGNSKGPHSSARCDFPGYGALQNVGIGPAIQALAMTFSDSGIRGQYTNGRGSTGSWDGPTGRLAANELKDTLLHGVDRILNVVTLTDDDVMPDNRITLSAMPADENGPAPKVRMDQRGRSARSVRNREFLARKAVDLLRGAGAKKVYRMDLAPLMMHVHSTMRMGVSETDSVLDANAESRAVKRLFVADNSALPNSIGGPNPTLTSQALATRTAEKIFQGYFGGDPWVASGAPVVSTDQRITRRMGELGL
- a CDS encoding ATP-grasp domain-containing protein — protein: MTGVSHQPTAVIVDGYSTGNFLPAAFARIGVRVVHVRSSAELMASMVAPEMADYDAEFVCPDAEAFDRTCAQLAELNPVAVLTGQEPGVPLADALSERLGLATNGSALSRARRDKYTMIETLRTAGIHCADQILARSAAEAVAWAEERGEYPVVVKPLSSASSDCVSVCRDAGEVAAGAAAVLAAVDIFDRPNTEVLVQSFLSGTEYIVDTVAVAGRRYVCGVWAYDKTTTAAGKRTYDRDILLDSAESPVPELVAYLDTVLAALGIVHGPAHAEVIITPDGPALVEIGARLNGNMNPGFHDACLGANQADLIALAYARPDEFLERYADRVYTRRQPAIVHSTTTDLDGIVSEVDQAAVAAISELPSVHLVGVKLAPGNRIRPTEDLLTSPLRIFMTAPDPVELDLDYKTIQTLKDQVYRIG
- a CDS encoding ATP-grasp domain-containing protein, producing MTSEPRPLVLILGVDKYVLEACERHDVEAVVAWGAGAHDYGLQLVPDGMTVLRVDQVSSPESVLSALHRAGLGDRRFDAVQTSDEWAMVTAGVLAEHLGARAIDPVTAVRFRDKTLQKQRVREVGIPAARTTVIDDIHDVSGIDALPYERAVLKPIAGAATAMTTVVTSLQQLRDLSDKYRAERTAQRTFALEEFVDGGEEWVADGIVYDGEVMFCALGRYGLPCLSTVDQALPLWLRRFDPDTESWAYELGEPVVRRALKALGLRDGVFHMEFFYDAELGTLTFGECAARRGGALVHEEVQAKFNVHLGEAALLGALGRKPDLDIQIRSGTIGGTYLMGRPGTLFSCPSPAAMRELPGVEYVRVEFAFGGQIAAGVGSTNARIAQVLVSAESEEAMLRRFDELRVWFDERLLIAPSGGPMRELRAWQREIWPDEDYKDQLWR
- a CDS encoding C2 family cysteine protease, producing the protein MTTPGPWTWDLVLISDPAGGEQAANGFGAIAASADGITNVIEQLERVPWEGPAAEAYRAYLSELRGTVLKTMAIAEDSHHATTGAAGTLEALRNPATETADELNRFQAAVDKMNGPNNDDLDFFEVTQVAMMRGQAMGALGRVRGQREEALKLLTDLLKAQEETLLGVRPPRGPDASKIADPTQRAAVEALSGEVNETLNKTGDSERAREFADKFNNADSDLARRLLLLQAADDLTAAELDYLLDHLDTDDLHNAMAVDWMPFGGGPEDTAAQREFYNKLAGKVDLDTLNGLADQLPEDYWHPDPYGDIPQLGDDLRPDGTNLSWQPLPDAGKPVTADTIDPNDVQQRGLGDCHLQATLYSLASTPEGRQQLADNIQLNPNGTYTVTLYRNDGTPVPVVVTPDTPVQRNGSGWQSTYDGNQANWVQLYEKALAQTNAELSQQPSIESGHGQNENRGYPGLNGGFPEEDMARLTGERPEKVDSPNVTDDQLRQLERDGKPVTVTILGEQPYKDPNGTNLVNNHVYSLDRVDWSTNPPTAHLRNPWGSEHIAMPLNDLREHTTYMTVGK